A stretch of Tigriopus californicus strain San Diego chromosome 11, Tcal_SD_v2.1, whole genome shotgun sequence DNA encodes these proteins:
- the LOC131890001 gene encoding protein jagged-1b-like isoform X3, translating to MFSLLVGLTLVAQLAQAGHINRRQTPLVHDDMPCLAENLRETDHYICNDDNEMICLSGWSEPANQCRTPVCQFRTAEADVTKTCKHGDCARPNVCACEVGWDGVACDECIPLPGCLDGTCDDAFECNCRNASRYTGASCDIPVCREGCANGYCVDPQECICEDGWSGQLCDECITLPGCLNGHCSTSPLECTCNEGWMGSLCDCPICKKGCNMDHGFCTNENSSTDECICYPGYKGETCNECIKYPGCPSEGYCTEPWECLCPSGVNHKYCNTTVKHNLLPEYYHHEMSKTCCEMNKALSAMSGKAPFGPDLTEGDAVNADDFGGKEVKEIGSRLARNVSFSFNWP from the exons ATGTTCTCCCTATTGGTTGGATTGACTTTGGTAGCTCAATTGGCCCAAGCCGGTCACATTAACCGAAGGCAAACTCCTTTGGTCCATGATGACATGCCTTGCTTGGCCGAAAACCTCCGG GAGACGGATCACTATATTTgcaacgacgacaacgagaTGATCTGTTTGTCCGGATGGTCCGAACCCGCCAACCAGTGTCGCACTCCCGTTTGCCAATTCCGGACCGCGGAAGCCGATGTGACCAAAACTTGCAAGCATGGAGATTGTGCCCGACCCAATGTCTGTGCTTGTGAGGTGGGATGGGATGGGGTGGCTTGCGATGAGTGCATTCCGTTGCCTGGATGTCTGGATGGTACTTGCGACGATGCGTTTGAGTGCAATTGCCGGAACGCCTCTCGATATACGGGAGCCAGTTGCGACATCC CCGTTTGTAGAGAAGGCTGTGCCAACGGATATTGTGTGGACCCTCAAGAGTGCAT TTGCGAGGACGGTTGGAGTGGCCAGCTCTGTGATGAGTGCATCACGTTACCTGGATGTCTCAATGGACATTGTAGTACAAGTCCCTTGGAGTGTACTTGCAATGAAGGCTGGATGGGATCCCTGTGTGACTGTCCCATCTGCAAGAAAG GTTGCAATATGGATCATGGTTTCTGCACCAATGAGAATAGTTCCACCGATGAATGCATCTGTTATCCCGGCTACAAGGGCGAGACCTGCAACGAATGCATTAAATATCCGGGTTGTCCCTCAGAGGGATATTGTACCGAGCCCTGGGAATGTCTGTGTCCATCGGGAGTGAACCATAAATATTGTAACACCACAGTGAAACACAATCTCTTACCTGAATATTATCACCACGAAATGTCCAAGACATGTTGCGAAATGAACAAAGCTCTTTCGGCTATGTCTGGCAAGG CTCCTTTTGGCCCTGACTTGACTGAGGGAGATGCCGTGAATGCGGATGACTTTGGAGGTAAAGAAGTCAAGGAGATCGGCTCTCGGCTCGCAAGAaacgtttctttttctttcaattggcCTTGA
- the LOC131890001 gene encoding protein jagged-1b-like isoform X1 yields the protein MFSLLVGLTLVAQLAQAGHINRRQTPLVHDDMPCLAENLRETDHYICNDDNEMICLSGWSEPANQCRTPVCQFRTAEADVTKTCKHGDCARPNVCACEVGWDGVACDECIPLPGCLDGTCDDAFECNCRNASRYTGASCDIPVCREGCANGYCVDPQECICEDGWSGQLCDECITLPGCLNGHCSTSPLECTCNEGWMGSLCDCPICKKGCNMDHGFCTNENSSTDECICYPGYKGETCNECIKYPGCPSEGYCTEPWECLCPSGVNHKYCNTTVKHNLLPEYYHHEMSKTCCEMNKALSAMSGKGNTQEDSKFDFNLGFGGGDSPFGPDLTEGDAVNADDFGGKEVKEIGSRLARNVSFSFNWP from the exons ATGTTCTCCCTATTGGTTGGATTGACTTTGGTAGCTCAATTGGCCCAAGCCGGTCACATTAACCGAAGGCAAACTCCTTTGGTCCATGATGACATGCCTTGCTTGGCCGAAAACCTCCGG GAGACGGATCACTATATTTgcaacgacgacaacgagaTGATCTGTTTGTCCGGATGGTCCGAACCCGCCAACCAGTGTCGCACTCCCGTTTGCCAATTCCGGACCGCGGAAGCCGATGTGACCAAAACTTGCAAGCATGGAGATTGTGCCCGACCCAATGTCTGTGCTTGTGAGGTGGGATGGGATGGGGTGGCTTGCGATGAGTGCATTCCGTTGCCTGGATGTCTGGATGGTACTTGCGACGATGCGTTTGAGTGCAATTGCCGGAACGCCTCTCGATATACGGGAGCCAGTTGCGACATCC CCGTTTGTAGAGAAGGCTGTGCCAACGGATATTGTGTGGACCCTCAAGAGTGCAT TTGCGAGGACGGTTGGAGTGGCCAGCTCTGTGATGAGTGCATCACGTTACCTGGATGTCTCAATGGACATTGTAGTACAAGTCCCTTGGAGTGTACTTGCAATGAAGGCTGGATGGGATCCCTGTGTGACTGTCCCATCTGCAAGAAAG GTTGCAATATGGATCATGGTTTCTGCACCAATGAGAATAGTTCCACCGATGAATGCATCTGTTATCCCGGCTACAAGGGCGAGACCTGCAACGAATGCATTAAATATCCGGGTTGTCCCTCAGAGGGATATTGTACCGAGCCCTGGGAATGTCTGTGTCCATCGGGAGTGAACCATAAATATTGTAACACCACAGTGAAACACAATCTCTTACCTGAATATTATCACCACGAAATGTCCAAGACATGTTGCGAAATGAACAAAGCTCTTTCGGCTATGTCTGGCAAGG GCAACACTCAGGAGGACTCTAAATTTGACTTTAACCTTGGATTTGGGGGCGGAGACT CTCCTTTTGGCCCTGACTTGACTGAGGGAGATGCCGTGAATGCGGATGACTTTGGAGGTAAAGAAGTCAAGGAGATCGGCTCTCGGCTCGCAAGAaacgtttctttttctttcaattggcCTTGA
- the LOC131890001 gene encoding protein jagged-1b-like isoform X2, whose product MFSLLVGLTLVAQLAQAGHINRRQTPLVHDDMPCLAENLRETDHYICNDDNEMICLSGWSEPANQCRTPVCQFRTAEADVTKTCKHGDCARPNVCACEVGWDGVACDECIPLPGCLDGTCDDAFECNCRNASRYTGASCDIPVCREGCANGYCVDPQECICEDGWSGQLCDECITLPGCLNGHCSTSPLECTCNEGWMGSLCDCPICKKGCNMDHGFCTNENSSTDECICYPGYKGETCNECIKYPGCPSEGYCTEPWECLCPSGVNHKYCNTTVKHNLLPEYYHHEMSKTCCEMNKALSAMSGKGNTQEDSKFDFNLGFGGGDSPFGPDLTEGDAVNADDFGGQNPVSSDTL is encoded by the exons ATGTTCTCCCTATTGGTTGGATTGACTTTGGTAGCTCAATTGGCCCAAGCCGGTCACATTAACCGAAGGCAAACTCCTTTGGTCCATGATGACATGCCTTGCTTGGCCGAAAACCTCCGG GAGACGGATCACTATATTTgcaacgacgacaacgagaTGATCTGTTTGTCCGGATGGTCCGAACCCGCCAACCAGTGTCGCACTCCCGTTTGCCAATTCCGGACCGCGGAAGCCGATGTGACCAAAACTTGCAAGCATGGAGATTGTGCCCGACCCAATGTCTGTGCTTGTGAGGTGGGATGGGATGGGGTGGCTTGCGATGAGTGCATTCCGTTGCCTGGATGTCTGGATGGTACTTGCGACGATGCGTTTGAGTGCAATTGCCGGAACGCCTCTCGATATACGGGAGCCAGTTGCGACATCC CCGTTTGTAGAGAAGGCTGTGCCAACGGATATTGTGTGGACCCTCAAGAGTGCAT TTGCGAGGACGGTTGGAGTGGCCAGCTCTGTGATGAGTGCATCACGTTACCTGGATGTCTCAATGGACATTGTAGTACAAGTCCCTTGGAGTGTACTTGCAATGAAGGCTGGATGGGATCCCTGTGTGACTGTCCCATCTGCAAGAAAG GTTGCAATATGGATCATGGTTTCTGCACCAATGAGAATAGTTCCACCGATGAATGCATCTGTTATCCCGGCTACAAGGGCGAGACCTGCAACGAATGCATTAAATATCCGGGTTGTCCCTCAGAGGGATATTGTACCGAGCCCTGGGAATGTCTGTGTCCATCGGGAGTGAACCATAAATATTGTAACACCACAGTGAAACACAATCTCTTACCTGAATATTATCACCACGAAATGTCCAAGACATGTTGCGAAATGAACAAAGCTCTTTCGGCTATGTCTGGCAAGG GCAACACTCAGGAGGACTCTAAATTTGACTTTAACCTTGGATTTGGGGGCGGAGACT CTCCTTTTGGCCCTGACTTGACTGAGGGAGATGCCGTGAATGCGGATGACTTTGGAG GGCAAAACCCAGTCAGCAGCGACACCTTATAA
- the LOC131890001 gene encoding protein jagged-1b-like isoform X4 — MFSLLVGLTLVAQLAQAGHINRRQTPLVHDDMPCLAENLRETDHYICNDDNEMICLSGWSEPANQCRTPVCQFRTAEADVTKTCKHGDCARPNVCACEVGWDGVACDECIPLPGCLDGTCDDAFECNCRNASRYTGASCDIPVCREGCANGYCVDPQECICEDGWSGQLCDECITLPGCLNGHCSTSPLECTCNEGWMGSLCDCPICKKGCNMDHGFCTNENSSTDECICYPGYKGETCNECIKYPGCPSEGYCTEPWECLCPSGVNHKYCNTTVKHNLLPEYYHHEMSKTCCEMNKALSAMSGKAPFGPDLTEGDAVNADDFGGQNPVSSDTL, encoded by the exons ATGTTCTCCCTATTGGTTGGATTGACTTTGGTAGCTCAATTGGCCCAAGCCGGTCACATTAACCGAAGGCAAACTCCTTTGGTCCATGATGACATGCCTTGCTTGGCCGAAAACCTCCGG GAGACGGATCACTATATTTgcaacgacgacaacgagaTGATCTGTTTGTCCGGATGGTCCGAACCCGCCAACCAGTGTCGCACTCCCGTTTGCCAATTCCGGACCGCGGAAGCCGATGTGACCAAAACTTGCAAGCATGGAGATTGTGCCCGACCCAATGTCTGTGCTTGTGAGGTGGGATGGGATGGGGTGGCTTGCGATGAGTGCATTCCGTTGCCTGGATGTCTGGATGGTACTTGCGACGATGCGTTTGAGTGCAATTGCCGGAACGCCTCTCGATATACGGGAGCCAGTTGCGACATCC CCGTTTGTAGAGAAGGCTGTGCCAACGGATATTGTGTGGACCCTCAAGAGTGCAT TTGCGAGGACGGTTGGAGTGGCCAGCTCTGTGATGAGTGCATCACGTTACCTGGATGTCTCAATGGACATTGTAGTACAAGTCCCTTGGAGTGTACTTGCAATGAAGGCTGGATGGGATCCCTGTGTGACTGTCCCATCTGCAAGAAAG GTTGCAATATGGATCATGGTTTCTGCACCAATGAGAATAGTTCCACCGATGAATGCATCTGTTATCCCGGCTACAAGGGCGAGACCTGCAACGAATGCATTAAATATCCGGGTTGTCCCTCAGAGGGATATTGTACCGAGCCCTGGGAATGTCTGTGTCCATCGGGAGTGAACCATAAATATTGTAACACCACAGTGAAACACAATCTCTTACCTGAATATTATCACCACGAAATGTCCAAGACATGTTGCGAAATGAACAAAGCTCTTTCGGCTATGTCTGGCAAGG CTCCTTTTGGCCCTGACTTGACTGAGGGAGATGCCGTGAATGCGGATGACTTTGGAG GGCAAAACCCAGTCAGCAGCGACACCTTATAA
- the LOC131890001 gene encoding protein jagged-1b-like isoform X5 — protein MFSLLVGLTLVAQLAQAGHINRRQTPLVHDDMPCLAENLRETDHYICNDDNEMICLSGWSEPANQCRTPVCQFRTAEADVTKTCKHGDCARPNVCACEVGWDGVACDECIPLPGCLDGTCDDAFECNCRNASRYTGASCDIPVCREGCANGYCVDPQECICEDGWSGQLCDECITLPGCLNGHCSTSPLECTCNEGWMGSLCDCPICKKGCNMDHGFCTNENSSTDECICYPGYKGETCNECIKYPGCPSEGYCTEPWECLCPSGVNHKYCNTTVKHNLLPEYYHHEMSKTCCEMNKALSAMSGKGQNPVSSDTL, from the exons ATGTTCTCCCTATTGGTTGGATTGACTTTGGTAGCTCAATTGGCCCAAGCCGGTCACATTAACCGAAGGCAAACTCCTTTGGTCCATGATGACATGCCTTGCTTGGCCGAAAACCTCCGG GAGACGGATCACTATATTTgcaacgacgacaacgagaTGATCTGTTTGTCCGGATGGTCCGAACCCGCCAACCAGTGTCGCACTCCCGTTTGCCAATTCCGGACCGCGGAAGCCGATGTGACCAAAACTTGCAAGCATGGAGATTGTGCCCGACCCAATGTCTGTGCTTGTGAGGTGGGATGGGATGGGGTGGCTTGCGATGAGTGCATTCCGTTGCCTGGATGTCTGGATGGTACTTGCGACGATGCGTTTGAGTGCAATTGCCGGAACGCCTCTCGATATACGGGAGCCAGTTGCGACATCC CCGTTTGTAGAGAAGGCTGTGCCAACGGATATTGTGTGGACCCTCAAGAGTGCAT TTGCGAGGACGGTTGGAGTGGCCAGCTCTGTGATGAGTGCATCACGTTACCTGGATGTCTCAATGGACATTGTAGTACAAGTCCCTTGGAGTGTACTTGCAATGAAGGCTGGATGGGATCCCTGTGTGACTGTCCCATCTGCAAGAAAG GTTGCAATATGGATCATGGTTTCTGCACCAATGAGAATAGTTCCACCGATGAATGCATCTGTTATCCCGGCTACAAGGGCGAGACCTGCAACGAATGCATTAAATATCCGGGTTGTCCCTCAGAGGGATATTGTACCGAGCCCTGGGAATGTCTGTGTCCATCGGGAGTGAACCATAAATATTGTAACACCACAGTGAAACACAATCTCTTACCTGAATATTATCACCACGAAATGTCCAAGACATGTTGCGAAATGAACAAAGCTCTTTCGGCTATGTCTGGCAAGG GGCAAAACCCAGTCAGCAGCGACACCTTATAA
- the LOC131890677 gene encoding uncharacterized protein LOC131890677 has translation MLIGCLKSNFPGSARSTPRGPVRNKTTKTPIQNSEPTTESRSTRAKSKSTTAKSTSTRSTTTKVTTTAKPRTITPIADKSTVVELSKNQQTTRVKKTSTRSTTFIIMSTIQQSVKTTSTRPKTTIVPKPVSTATSKYPSSISSSSSTNTPMSSTPASSEQAITLSTTTSTPSPATSPSTTNTVTTSLTTATAIITNTPPTISNPSSATTITTTATATPPTTNIPTTESTTTYSSPKAPSIPTTPSSRVTTPLPTTTASSKTTTTETETAPPPPTTKTQSKKTTTRTTIQTVTSTSSATPASMITTTSNQSSRIATITTKASSTTIPTTTTAFTS, from the coding sequence ATGCTGATTGGGtgtttgaaatcaaacttTCCAGGATCAGCTAGATCAACCCCTCGAGGTCCCGTTAGAAACAAAACTACTAAAACACCTATCCAGAACTCCGAACCAACCACTGAATCAAGATCAACAAGGGCTAAATCTAAATCAACAACCGCTAAATCAACCAGCACAAGGTCTACCACCACAAAGGTAACAACAACAGCTAAGCCAAGAACCATAACTCCAATCGCAGACAAGTCTACTGTCGTTGAACTATCGAAAAATCAGCAGACAACGCGtgttaaaaaaacatcaaCTAGATCCACAACTTTTATCATTATGTCGACAATTCAACAATCCGTCAAGACTACAAGTACTAGGCCAAAGACAACAATTGTTCCTAAACCTGTATCGACAGCCACATCCAAATACCCGTcctcaatttcaagttcatcGTCTACAAACACGCCAATGTCATCAACGCCAGCTTCATCAGAGCAAGCAATAACTCTATCCACAACGACATCAACTCCATCTCCAGCGACAAGTCCATCTACAACAAACACAGTAACTACGTCTTTAACTACAGCAACTGCAATCATTACCAATACCCCTCCAACGATATCGAATCCATCTTctgcaacaacaataacaacaacagcaaccgCAACACCCCCTACAACAAACATACCAACAACTGAATCCACAACAACCTATTCATCGCCAAAAGCTCCATCTATACCAACAACTCCATCTTCTAGAGTTACAACACCACTTCCAACAACCACAGCTTCAtctaaaacaacaacaactgaaacTGAAACagcgccaccaccaccaacaacaaaaactCAGTCAAAAAAGACAACTACAAGGACAACAATTCAAACTGTAACATCAACCTCATCTGCAACTCCGGCTTCAATGATAACGACaacatcaaatcaatcttCCAGAATAGCTACGATCACAACGAAAGCATCAAGCACCACAATTCCAACGACAACAACTGCATTCACATCC